The sequence TTCGCCCAAGTTTCGCAAGTACCCGCCAGGTTGTGGCCAGAGGGCTACCTCGGGGCCAGAAACCAGTCATGCAGGCGTACCAAAGCGAGCGTATCTCGCGCGCAATAGTCCAGAAGCTCCTTGCGCGTTCGCTTCTGGCGCCACTCCGGCCATGTCTCGGGGCGCAGGAGAAGCGTCTCGAGCTCGGCACTCGCCAGCTGTCCATCGGCGACCCGAAGGTCGCCATAATTCATCTCCGGGATCAGAGCAGGTAGAACCGCCTTCAGGCTGAAGCTGCCGTGGAAGTCGGGATGGTAGACATGGTTGCGGACCAGCGGCAGAAAATCCTCGACCCGGTCCGCCATCGCCAGTAATTCCGCTGGTCCATCAGGAGAATATGCGGCCAACTGGCGCAAACAACGTCTCTCAAAACGCGCGTCGTAGACAAAGAGAACCGAACAACCCGCCAGCGCCGACCCGAGTGCACCTGCCACCGCGGGTCGCGGGTCGCCCCCCTCCGGGGCCAAAAACTGGTGATGCTCGAGGACCCCGCCTTCCCGCACATGAAGGGAGAACTGCGCGGGGACATTCTGGTAAGGGCCACAACCCTCCCAGACGGGCACGGCCGGGGCCAGAGTTTCAAAATCCAGATAGCCCACGCGGCCTGCCTCGGAGGGAACTACCGCGCTCAGTTGGTTCGAGCAGACAACCTCGCCAGTCGCAGCGGCCTCCCGCTGGCGCAACCAGATCGGATTCCCGGAAAGCTGGTTGGGTTGCACATCCACAAGAGCGTTCTGGCCGCGTTCGAGAAACTTTTGTGCGCCTAGAGCCCCCAGCCCATGAAGTTCCGATACATGACCGTCCGGCAAGGGATCCTGGCAACGCAGCAGAAAAGGGCATTCATAGGGAATCCGACAATGTGCGCCGGCCTCCCGGATGGGTATCGGCAGATCCAGCATCGACTTCTGCGCCTGCAGCTCGCCGGGAACGCTGGGCAAGCAGGCCTCGACTCGTTCCGTGATGTCCGTCCTGCAGAATAGGTTTGAGAGGTCGGGAAAGCGGCAGCTCCGGTTCAAATGCATCAGATCGACTTGCGTGATCGGAATCCCCGTGGCCTGCGCCACCCAGGTCTGCACTGCGGCATCGGGAATATGTTGATCCTTGACGCTTGTAGAGGATTTCACCTCGACCATCGTCCAACCCTCATCTTCCTGAATCAGGATATCCGCAGCTACAAATACATCGGCATGCTCGAAGGCTGCCTCGTAGATAATTTTTTCGCCAGCAGCCAGAGCTTGTTCTGTTGCCTTGACGGCTTTTTTCTTCTGGCGCCCGTCGTAAGGAATCCGGAAGCCTCCGGGGATATGCTCCTGCGCGAGATCTCCGACACGGTGCCCTCGAGAGAAGATCGCCTGTTGCGACGGACTCGGCTTCAATTCCGGGGAACGTGCATCAAAGCAACGCCACCAGAGCTGTTTGTGGCATTGCAAACCGTAGGTAAAGCGACTTTTGGAAAGTTTGGGCACCCGCGGCATACCCGACCTTAGTACGTCCCCCCCTGAGGAACCACCATCGATCCCGGCGCAAACGGAAAAACAGGATGCTAAGGTTCATGCATGATTCTCGTGACCAATCGCATCCCTGTCTCCGAAGGTTTCGAAGCCGATTTTGAAGATCGCTTTCGCAAAAGGGTTCACCTCGTGGACCAATCCCCGGGCTTTGTCCGTAATGAAGTTCACCGTCCTAAACCCATGAAACTGGACCACGGCACAGGTGAATGGGTCGAGAATACCGAAGAGCCCGGCTTTTATGAGGTAAAAACCTGGTGGCGAAGCTTCGCTGACTTTACCGCTTGGACCAAAAGCCCCTCCTTCGCAGAAGCGCACAAAAACCGAGCCCCCGAAGGAATGTTCTCGGGTCCGAACAAGCTGATCATTCACGAGGTATTCCTGAGCACGGACCTCGACGTCTGAGGCCAGCGCATCTCGCGCAACCGGCGCTGGAACATCGCGCCGGATTCCGGCTAGATAGCGGAAGTTGAAATGATCGATGTCGAAAAAGCTTGCGCCACGATCGCAGTCGCGCTCGGAGTCGAGACCAGCTGCGTCCGGCCCGAGAGCATCCTTGGAGACCTTGCCGAGTTGGACTCCTTGTCGCTGGTCGAAATCGCTACCGCGCTCGATTGCGATTTCCACATCCGGCTACCCGGAGAAGCACTCACCGACACATTGTCGGTAAACGATGTCGTGCGCATGATCGAGCGTGCTCCCCGACAATGAACCTGCTGCCTCCATGGGAACGTGCTCGGTACCAACTCCTCGACAGTCTGGCTGCGCGCAGCATGGGGGGAACCAACGCCTACGTCCATATGATTTCCCGCGTGGAGGAGGTCCTG is a genomic window of Candidatus Binatia bacterium containing:
- a CDS encoding DUF2779 domain-containing protein, which gives rise to MPKLSKSRFTYGLQCHKQLWWRCFDARSPELKPSPSQQAIFSRGHRVGDLAQEHIPGGFRIPYDGRQKKKAVKATEQALAAGEKIIYEAAFEHADVFVAADILIQEDEGWTMVEVKSSTSVKDQHIPDAAVQTWVAQATGIPITQVDLMHLNRSCRFPDLSNLFCRTDITERVEACLPSVPGELQAQKSMLDLPIPIREAGAHCRIPYECPFLLRCQDPLPDGHVSELHGLGALGAQKFLERGQNALVDVQPNQLSGNPIWLRQREAAATGEVVCSNQLSAVVPSEAGRVGYLDFETLAPAVPVWEGCGPYQNVPAQFSLHVREGGVLEHHQFLAPEGGDPRPAVAGALGSALAGCSVLFVYDARFERRCLRQLAAYSPDGPAELLAMADRVEDFLPLVRNHVYHPDFHGSFSLKAVLPALIPEMNYGDLRVADGQLASAELETLLLRPETWPEWRQKRTRKELLDYCARDTLALVRLHDWFLAPR
- a CDS encoding antibiotic biosynthesis monooxygenase, which encodes MILVTNRIPVSEGFEADFEDRFRKRVHLVDQSPGFVRNEVHRPKPMKLDHGTGEWVENTEEPGFYEVKTWWRSFADFTAWTKSPSFAEAHKNRAPEGMFSGPNKLIIHEVFLSTDLDV
- a CDS encoding acyl carrier protein; translation: MIDVEKACATIAVALGVETSCVRPESILGDLAELDSLSLVEIATALDCDFHIRLPGEALTDTLSVNDVVRMIERAPRQ